The following nucleotide sequence is from Pangasianodon hypophthalmus isolate fPanHyp1 chromosome 8, fPanHyp1.pri, whole genome shotgun sequence.
AAGGCAAACTAATCACAGAACAAACACAGTACAGGTGAAGACAATCAGTAACAGACCAATGACAGGaaaggggcggagacaggaccaaaacccaaaccaaaacaaatgctGCATCCCACCTAGTACTCGCCTACTTATATCATGCATGTGTGCAGGGTGAATTCAGCGAAGAAAActgtcacaaaactcctcctccttcacgCAAGGATTTTTGcgcaatattagctgaaaaagtgttcTCGGATCCACTCTTCAAAAATCTACCGGCAATAGTAGACCATCCAGGGACCtttgggatactcatttcaatatactacgatttgggacacactaattctaatctcgaATACTATTTAGGACGGATAATAGGCAGATTAGGACGCAGCAAAGGGCACGTGTCAAAACCTATACAGAAGCACCTGACTTGAACGTGCTGAGAGGGTGAATTTGTGATACCTGGAAGTAAAAATGTTGTGATGTCATTATTTGTATCAGTATTGCACAGTGTTAATGATACTCTGGTAAATCCTTATCACGATATATCACTGTATTAATATATCACGCTCTCCCTAACAAACACGCATAAATTCCCCCAGCATCCCAGAGATGCTACTTGGGTTACTTCAGTAATTTCCCATTTTGAGGTATTCAGGGAATTGTCTATAGCACAACATTAATCTGATCCACTTGACACTCAGAAGGACATTATTGTGCTTGTTCAATGGCCTATTTTTGTTCTTATTCTTTAATTTTAACTTCTCTTCCTTAACGCCATTAAAcctttatttttacacatggGAGTGGTTTTTACGGTTTCTCGCTCCATTGTGTCAGTATCTTTACAATGCATATAGTGGGAATGCGTATGCCAAGCAGGAAAATATCTAGTAGAAATCTTGGACAGTACATCATTCAGCATCAGGAACATTAAGTAAAGCCTAGACGTGCTGAAAAAGTGTAAATCAATAACATTTGATTATTAAGCACACAATATTGGTGTTGTGGACAGTGGAAAACATCTTTGCATTCCATTCTAGGCTACATCAAGGctacatatgcagtgtttagtttgTTTCAATCAAACCCTGGTGTATTTTCCCTCTCAGTGtggttctttaggcaggtgagaacacaacGGTCCAGCAGTCTCCACTCAGGTGCTGACTGAAACACCCGGGCCGAGAGCGTCTGAGCGAGGCGGTCTCAGCCCGCTTCCCGGTGAACTGTAGCAGGGCTCgactgcagtgagaaagtgattcaacTCTGATTCAATccgactgcaggaagtgaatcaaacatgatGTGCGTTTTGaataacagtatttttttttttttttttttatagatgtgagcagctaaactgagccaaaggacagagctttAGAACTGCAGATAGAcaatgtgttctggagatttgtaATGatgaagaaagacaggaaatgaACATGGGAGGAGACacatacaatttttaaaatagatatatataattatctagtaaTTTACTGAGTGCTGGCTCGATGTTCTCCGTGCTTTTTGCtttctgaccagtgaatgaAAGAGGATGTTTTCAGCTCTACACTCGCCTCAGATGACACTTTGTTGCTTTGATACACTCTGATTCAGACTTGGCAGTATATataggtgtgaaagcactcTCAGACCAAAAGCGATAACCTCACCCCGGTAGCACCTCAGCGACACAATAGTGGTCATGCAGtagacatgtttttttcagtttttcagtttttatcaTGATATCTGGTGTTTCTACTTGGAAACAGAATACCATGAACAATCACAAGGCTGAAGTTACTCATCTTTCATACCTTTTAATGAAGATTAATAAAGCTGTATACTCTTGCTCTGTAATCAGGtggtttggcacaaaaaaagtTGAACAATCCTGATTCTCAATGCTTACATTGTTGTGTTTAGTTCTGCTTAATTGACATAGCAGGCTGGGAGCCTCAGACAGAAAGCTGTCCATCAAGCATGCTTATTAGAATATTAGGACACGCCCCTTAGGAAAGTTCCCTGCTTGGTTTGATCAGTGAGTTCAGCTGGTGTCTGAGgagcttttgttttcttttctttttttttttttaaacttatttttaatCGGTAAGTTTGCTTCAAATTCTATAGACGGAAATGCTTTTAAAGCATCATCAATTCAGATTACATTTAAAGTGTGAACCTGTCATTCGTCATTCTGGATAGGTTAAAATTCTGAATATGGATTATATTTCAGAGTAATTTCAGATGAACAGGTTTGCTGTGACATCCTTCATGTCCAACAGGTACTTATTTTCCATGAAGCCATTCAGAAATGCTCACATTAtccataatataaatataaatactcaTAGAACAACATAAATATTCATAGAACTTTAAATTGCTTCTTCTCTATGCATCTAAGTATgctaattagaatattaggccacgcccttTAGGACAATTCCCAGAATGGTCTGATTGATGAGTTCAGATGATGTTAGAGgagcttttttttctgcctgttttttcttttttttgccagatgtttcatataaaaatacttttgtttcaatatttttaatgttttacaatATATTGTCTGCAACTTAACTgcacttgtttatttttcttctctacTTAATTCTTATTTGAATGATTGTCAAGTCAAATTCCTTATAAGTAAAACTTATTCTGATtatgtaatctctctctctctctctctctctcttgcagaaTTTCTCTCTGGAACTGCAAAACAGCTGTCACTGACTTGAGCAACAGCCTTCCCGTTAGcgtttgtttttattcctcacttatcCTCTTTCAATAAACCACAGCGTCCTCACGCCATGTCTCTGGCCCTGAAGCAAGTCTTCAACAAAGACAGAACGTTCCGGCCCAAGCGGAAGTTCGAGCCAGGCACGCAGCGTTTCGAGCTGCACAAGAAGGCGCAGGCTTCCCTGAACGCAGGTCTGGACCTGAAGCTGGCCGTGCAGCTGCCTCACGGCGAGGACCTGAGCGACTGGGTGGCCGTGCACGTGGTGGACTTCTTCAACCGCATCAACCTGATCTACGGCACCATCAGCGAGTCTTGCACCGAGCAGACATGCCCCATCATGTCCGGAGGGCCCAAATACGAGTACCGCTGGCAGGACGAGCACAAGTACAAGAAGCCCACAGCGCTTTCTGCCCCAAAGTACATGAGTCTCTTGATGGAGTGGATCGAGGTACAGATCAACAACGAGCAAATCTTCCCCACCAATGTCGGTAAGAAAAACTTTAATTCTGTCCAATATACGTCAccttatttaattataatagattttctataacagcagctctgaaaattGTTCTGGCcagaaatcacaggtttatattaatacactcaaaTTATATTCTCTTTTAGTAAATCATTTTTTCAAGGCTCAATCATTGCTTTTGCTTCAATTCAGAAATTTTTTCCTCtagattttctccctaatttagtcttgacCAATGTCCATCCACAAGCCAGCTCTCGTTTATCGTATGACACCTACAAACCCAGAAAAGTGAAGACTATCACGTGCGTCCTTTGAGACACATGAATCCAGCCAtccgcatcttttcaaactgctgctcatgctacgtcGCGGGTTGGTGTAACACATTTGGAAGAAAGCGCTATGCACCCTCATCTGCATACGTGAGCTctcagatgcccatgattggccagtgtcgctgtgattgacaggggagagagtatgccacccctcccaccTAGAGAGCACGGCCAcatttgctctcttggactcttggccgggattcaaactcacaatctccagaTGATAAGGCGAACACTTGTTCTGTTGTGCCTCTCAGGGGCCCCAGAAATTATTTTACCTGGTTCCTTCATAAGTTCTTTCACAGCTTCAACTTCATAAGGATTTTATCTGTGTTTCATAAGCAGCATAAATTGATCTCCGTCTGCTTCGGCTTATTGTTGCTTATTTGGTTGCTTAGTGACCAGTGCTATTTCTAGGCATAAGCTAATACACCAAAGCCAGAGTATGAGACATATCCTGATACAGGCTTCGCGAGATGATAATGGCATCACATGATattgacacaaataaaatataaactttaatacatttattttgtaatgacaacAACTCACTGCAATGTTAGTACATTGTAAGATATCTAGATCAGGGTTTTAATATAAGATGTCATTTTCCCgtattattaacatgttattttaatcatgatcAATGTCATAAATGTATTGGCCacgttattaatatggaaagattgtttgGCAGTAAGTTGTGCTTTAAAGATTAGgctaaataacaaatttgtgtCTTCATCACTCCTAAtgctgtctgacatccacctGAGGTACATGAGCACGTCACGCTTACcagtttaattgtacagatcaggAAAAAAGCAGCGATCTAATTTTGTATACTTTCTCATCCCACCAAAATTAATTACGCCACTgccaacacaaaacacaacatgctTCTGAATTCTTTTTTGAGACgcgagtgtgacttacatcaagcgCAGCACACAGGTGTTGATTTTGACCTGCGATTCAGTGCGGAGTCTAGGAAACTGCCATAGAAAGCAGAATCCGTGTTTATACGGCAATTTATAATAACTATCTTCAGAAATGTTCATATTTCTAGAAATGTACAAATTTGACTTTAGAAGTTTATTTCAATTCTGTGAGTTAACTGCTGTCTTGCACAGACAAAATCAGCAAATAGATTAAAAGTATTGTACTAAAAactaaagacatttaaaaaaaaaaaaaactcagatttTAAGGAAATATTGTACAAATGAGAAAGATTTAGATTTGTAATCATTGTTTAAAACATCCAGTGATCCTGTAGCAACATGGGCTGGCTTTTTTCTGACTTCTGACAGATACAGACTTGGTTTTTAAGACCTGCTTTGCATTCAAATTATATGCAAAGATAAAAAGCACAGTGACACCCAGCAGGACTGACTGTAATTGCACACCGAATCAGAAAGATATACTGAAGAAtactatttaattaaaatactacacatttaaaaagaagcaaacaaaaagGTTTCTAAGAAAGCAGCAGGGTTGTTCCAGATGACTCAGGCTTTTCCCTGCCTTCGTCTCAGTGTCACCCTAAACCTGGCGTCTTGCTGCTCCTGCACTCATCCAAGCGTCACCTTTCAAATCAGGTGACGCAGTCCAGCTCAGGATATAAATACACCTTTTCAAAACGCTGCCAACATAGAGCTTAATGGCTTAATTAAATCTTCATCAGTTCGCTATTTATAAACCACACAAAGGCACAGCGATACTTAAGAGTGGCCCACATGGCAAAAATAATCATACTGTGATACATGAAGACATCTTCATGATACGTGATATGCAGTATAGGACAGGGCAAAATGATAATATGATATCAGTATTGTGATagaataataacatttattactCCTTTCTTAATCACTGTAACAGGTATTGactttaaaatctatttttgcaCAGATTACTTCGTTGCTTTcctttcctttgttaaatagttcatttttttttctatattttggaCACAAATCTATGAAATTACAGCAGTCCTGGTGGGTGCTTTGTTAACAAAACCTCAGCAagattatatattgtatatcatAAAGATGTTTTCAAGTAAGAAGAAATGAGACGtcatatttttgccatatcgtCTGGAAGATACCACTTGTAGCTACATGGGGTTGTGTACATTTATTCAAATAACTGGTTACCTGTTTGAGATGCCAGTATTTGAAAACTGTGCCTTAataagagtgcattaatataaacgtattgtttgaattacagctggctgttatgtaaggaataatacaaGACAGACCATGcagttacacaaaaataatccaggcctgggtggtgtgatgcagcacaacGCGACGCGGAGTGCCGTTACCTCCCTGAAATGGGGTGCAcgatctggagtgtgttattccacttataccacaatgatttgccaatgattacaatgtttaatttattaatgaatgacacatcacacattttaactgtttatggttaagattttatgttgtggaacgtccgcaaGACAATTTAGTTCCTTATAGCCATGACAAAtagttattccctcaccagcattctctctctctctgtgtctctctctttctctttctctctcaaaaaacacagcttgttatttaacagagaaactggaaagcgtaaactcctctgtcttgaataCTTCCCCGGGCTGGGCCGCAGAGCACTATGACTGAGAGAGCGCTGACACCAGAGACTCCTtacttaaatgttaaattatgtCTCCgaacaaaaaaacttcaccacacaaacacatttttagaTTAGTAGCGCTGTTAGATTAGGTAGCACGTCCGCTGTTCAAGTCTCTgtttatgagctgttactataggaacaataacgcattagaaccagcacatcaacatcaacctgttgttcatgttacagccggaactactttccgAGTCTTCCAGtcatacaaatacaaaacagtACACACCTTCTGCTCTGTGGTGTTAAAGAATATTCTGACCAATCTAaatcaagaatttaacagcactgtggtataatttctACGAGCCGCTACCAACAGGAGGAACGTTAAATTGCAGTGAGAAAATGATACTTGAATGTGGtatattaaatacatgttttatatttccaaatagTAAAATTAGGCATTAACAAGTTTATAAAATAGCAGAATAAGTCTGTATTACATTCTGTAACGTGACATGTCTTGGTTGATGGATAATATTTGGGTTAACATGGGAAATTGTGAATTTCGTGATGAGCTGTACTAATGTGATAGTAACACACTAAACTCTGTGTCGCTACAACAGTTGCTAATATTTTCTTCAGAAATATGTATCAGAATGTAATTTATAGTTCTATTGATAGCACATCATCATATCACTCGCTTGTAAGgtgcattttctgttttatatgaGTCCACTTTAGTGTCTTTAGTCTTGAGTGGCTTCAGCAGTGGGGATTTTTTGCGTGTGGTTTTAATGCAGTATGTGTGAGTCATTGTCTTCACCTTGTGTTTAGTATAAAAACTGAGAGGAAGTTAAATGAAGCGAGATGAAAACAGCAGCCCGGAATTGCCATTTGACAGCAGCATGTTTAATGTGGGCTCTTTAATGCTATCACTCTGCAGGACAGTGTTTATAAGGCAACAACAGCGAGGGTTTGTGTAACAACACTGCAGCATCCAAATATAACACCCATCTACGTTTAGCAATTAACACACAACTGTTTGACGCAAGCATCTATTGCAGCTAACTGCTTTTGTCCGCAAGTGTCCCGGATATTATTTTGAAGAGTGAATCTGAAAATGTGAATTAACAGAgagactgaatgtttttttttttttttagaaactgaTTATACACGTACTTCGTTTAAAATTTCGAATGCCCTTACGCATGGAATTCAGTTTCGAATATTTTTTTGCCAACTGCAAAATTAAATTTCAGCTCAAATTTCAATTTCAGATCGTATGATAGAAATTCTAAATGTTAATATTCAACTTGAGATATTTAACTTCAGCATTTAAATGCTAATTTCTAATGGCAAGATGGCTTTATCCCACAGGTACGCCCTTCCCCAAGAGCTTCATGCAGGTGGCGAAGAAGATCCTGTCACGTCTGTTCCGCGTCTTCGTGCACGTCTACATCCACCACTTCGACCGCGTCAGTCAGATGGGGGCAGAAGCGCACGTCAACACCTGTTACAAACATTTCTACTACTTTGTTACTGAATTCAACCTCATAGACCACAAGGAGCTAGAGCCACTGgtcagtgcgtgtgtgtgtgtgtgtacttttcgTACAAACAATATGGTAACAGATCTGGACTCTAgggcacaggttcccaaccctgatcctggagtaccccctgtcctgcacattttagtctTTTCCCTGCTCTACCATGTCCACTGAGCTGTTTAATTACCTGATTACACGAAtcagcagagaaaacactaaaatgttcaGGACAGGGGGTTCTCAAGGTCCAGGGCTGAGAACTTGTGATCTAGGGTCATCATTTAATTCAATgcaatttcatttgtatagcacttcTAACAAATCAGCTtgacagaaatccagatgtaggtAATGTCCGTAATGAACAatccagaggtgacagtggtgaggaaaaagtCCCTGAGGTGACATGAGGacgaaaccttgagaggaaccagacttaaaagggaacccgtcctcttctgggtggCCCCGGATAGTGCGATCATAAATCATttcagtatacaggtgtagaagagtaacggcaaacagtactgagtgtgtttccaggatgttcagtatgataTGTTCCTAATGTGAGTATGAGACCTGGGTTGAGCATGGGACAGTCGtgatgattacagcagcagctcttggGTACAAATCTGCAATACctaggtgagattatccactgaagcacgGGTGAGACGTGAGAATTGTTTTTGGGAAGCACAAATCTTTAGAGTGTTCATGTGGTTCCCCTTCTTGCCCAGTGTGCCAACAGGGACATGTGGGTGGAGCTACTATTAGTGCAGACCATTAACTGTTCAAACACAATCATCACAGAATGTTCACTCGAGTCAAATcatcaatattttataaaaagacACGGTACTCCAGGAAATAGTGTGACAGAATTTCTTACTTCGTATCGTACCACAGTACTAAGTATAAGGATAATGAGTGTTTTCGGGTGTAGGCTAGGAACAGCAACCTTGAGTAATGTCTAATAATATTCCCATTAATAATTTCCGTTTAGTCGACTGTATCTACACGAATGTTGAGTAAAAGctaaatgaaacactgaaactcCTCCATTGTGGCTACTCTTAGTGTTCATAGGAAATGATGTCACTATACCACATCCTCCCCGAACTCCTCCCACTTTCACATGTACTTTCATGTAAAGGCAAATTGACACAGGTATTCAAGCAGGGTACAGATAGTTCtgaattaacattaacaatacTAATGATTATACACAAAGGGTACTTCACGGGTTTGTTAAGGGTTCATTAAGGGATTTTAGCTCCTACCAGGAACTCCTTCTGAAAGGGAACCACTCTGTGTAGAACCTTTATGGGTTCCCGCAGAGGAACAACCAAAGAAGGGAAGTTGTCTAACATGCTGTACTGTTTAGTAGAATAGAGTTGTAAGAGATCGGTAAGAGAGGGTGAGAGTGTCTCACTGAGACATAGaaagtaggtgtgtgtgtgtgtatgtgtgtgggcatgttttcaTATCTTGGTGAGGATACAAGGATAGggatatctgacagttttgaccttgcggggacatttggctgatccccatgaggaaaactacttttttacaattttttttcttttttttttttttatttcgtttactgaggttaagattaTAGTTAGAGTTAGGTGTAAGCAtgaattagctgcattaataatgatgTCAGTGGAAAGACAGTATACATAAGGATAgttagaaaagtgtgtgtgtgtatgaaaaagaagaaaaaggctGAAGGCAGTGGAAAGTATACACAGTGTGaggaggacagtgtgtgtaggcACATCAGTGCTattttgtgtgcatgcatacatttcatttaaatatgtaaaaaaagagagagagagagagagagcagagcgAGAGGGAGGAGaagcaaaagacaaaaagacacgTCACTGTGACTAACAATCCATTTTGGGTGCTAATGGGAATTCATAGTGTCAGTGTGATTCACAGGATTTTCCCACATCATCTCTCCTGGTCTCTGCCCACACTTAATGGAAGGGTTTGTCCAAGAAAATGTCATGTCAAAAGCCTGTAGGCTGCCCTCAGTAACAGAAACAGCCTAGAAGCACAACATCCAACATAGTACATGTAGtgcatattgttttatttttttcagatttttttttccacatgataaACACGTGATGGCTCGTGTTTCATGAGTTCATGTGCAATTTCAAGGGTATAACATTCACCCGTTTTTTCATGTGATCATATAATACTCACATTATAGCATGAATTTTTCATAAATGACAGTATTAAAAAggttgtttggtgtgtgtgggtgtcgaTGTGGGTGGGGTTATGTTACGTGTTTTGTAAAATGACTaccttctgtttctctcctAACAGAAAGAGATGACGTCACGGATGTGTCACTGAAATGGCGTCTCGAGGTGGTACATTCCAAACAGATCGGCCCAACCGTCCGAATCAacgaattttaaaaaaaaatgaaccaaaGTTTCCAAAGACTctatttttatacacttttaaagtactgtaatattcTATTTAGCGAGAAATATGTTAACATCCTGAATTGCTCTCTTTAATgtgtagaaatattttttttgctagatTGCAGTATTAGAAGtccttgtttttcagttttgatTCTGAATCATTTCTGTTTGCTGTTATTTTTCCCTGTCTGAAGCATACagattatatttgttatatttatgtatgtgtttgAGACATTAAACATATTCTGCTAAATATATTTACTTGTCTGTCAGAATGGAGATTTTCAACATAAccattttttctgtttgacTATCTCCCAATTTACAGTTACAACAGTTGATTGTTGTGAAAGAGTCCACTTACAGTAGATTAATTCAGCATTCATGCAATTAGCCAATCAGGCAAAAATGTGGCAGCAGTTCAGTGCACAAAATCATACAGTTACAGATCAAGATCAGTTACAgatcaggtaatgttcacatcaaacatcagaatggggaaaaagctCAGTGAATTAATGAGTATGACACTGgcatgttggtgccagatgagctggtttgagtatttcagactTCCTGTGGTGTcagttctgtgggcggaaacaCCATGTtaggtcagaggagaatttccagactggttcaagctgacaggttacacaaataagcactctttacaaccgtggcgaggagaaaagcatctcagtataTACAACATGTCAAAACtagaggtggatgggctacaacagtagatTGGCTGACTGGCTGAATTGTATCAAAAAaacaggtgtacatgtgttcctattaaagcgACCAGTGAGTgtagataaaatatttttacataaacagGGTGCCCATAAACTAATAGCACAGGtaacaattttacatttaagcagaaacattttattaggaaTGTAACATGCAGAACAtaacattcacacatttacattttaatttaattcagattaatttaatttaattttattattatagccCTTTTATCAACAGACTGTCACACTTCTAGCAATTTCTTAAATCTGAAATcaacataattaaataattattaaaagcaacaaacaaaatcaattaatattagaaataatcAATAAGTGATTAATGTTGATcaaaaatatagctgcaagaggcgatctgcggggtccaagcaccctttGTTCCCAGAATGGGtagttgttggcaaattgcacagaacagcaaataaataatagattataAGATTAACCCTGGTCCTAGTCTAATCCTGTGCATATTAGTGTTTCCCTGGTCTAACTGACCTGACTCAACTAATCAACTAATTAATAGCCATACCTGAGTTGCAGtgggtgtgttaaagcaggagaaagtaataaaatgtgcaTTATAGAGCGTTCTCCAGCATCAGTATACTGAAAATACTGAATGTGATCGAATGTACACAggaatatatcatatatttgttttgtatAATTGGCACTGcagcaaataatcaaacagtTCACAGAGTGCCACAaaatttttgcattaaaaaaaaaacttttgcataGCAAAAGTCTATAATATTGTGTAAAAATGGTTATTGTTCTATCTTATTAGCACACCTGTAACTATTAATAATTGCTACTGGTACTTCAGACATTCACAACAGAGAACACACAGTTGCCACCAGGTGGCGCCATAAGCACTGAAAAGACCCACCATTAACACAGTGAAATGTGGAGTTCTTTAACTCAAaccatttaaaatgattcatttttattcatatctgttttaCAGCTCATTTGATAAACGAGCTTAACTGATGGTTCGTTTGTTGTTGCATGACAAACTGAAGCATTTtaatgataaatgtgtgtgaaatgttctGTTGTGTTCTGTTCCTTTGGGGAAGAAAGCTTGTGGAACAAATGTCGGAATGCCaaatggagaaagaaaacaagctaAATATAACTGAAGCTCATCAATTGAGGCATTTCAGATGGAAGTTTCACAGGCTCATTTGTCAGAATTGCCTCATTCTTTGGAATGGGTTAGGTTACTGGCTTTGGCCCTGCAAATTCTAGTATATTCTACAGGGTCCAGTGGTGGTTCAGAGGTTAaagctctgggttactgatcagaaggtcaagctgccactgttggggccttgagcaaggccctttaaccctctctgctctaGGGGCACCGTATCATgcctgaccctgtgctctgaccccaacttcctaacaggCTGGAATATGTGAAGAATAGAATTACTCCGTACTGtgatgtatatgtgacaaacaatggctttcttttttcttcttaaaaaaaaaaaacaaaaaaacaatacttgAGGTAAAACCGGAAGTTTGGATGCACCAACATCATTGTTCCATTTCACTTCTTGGCTTGTTGGTTAGCAAAAACCGTTTCAGCCCCAAGGCCATGAGTAGGAGTCATGATTTAACTGTTTACTGGCAAAAATGTACTTCCAGGAAGTCAAAGTCAAAACTATCACCT
It contains:
- the mob3a gene encoding MOB kinase activator 3A, coding for MSLALKQVFNKDRTFRPKRKFEPGTQRFELHKKAQASLNAGLDLKLAVQLPHGEDLSDWVAVHVVDFFNRINLIYGTISESCTEQTCPIMSGGPKYEYRWQDEHKYKKPTALSAPKYMSLLMEWIEVQINNEQIFPTNVGTPFPKSFMQVAKKILSRLFRVFVHVYIHHFDRVSQMGAEAHVNTCYKHFYYFVTEFNLIDHKELEPLKEMTSRMCH